A genomic stretch from Bacillus sp. E(2018) includes:
- a CDS encoding YlbF family regulator produces the protein MSLDQNVLLEESLALAEMVADSSVAIAYRESKYNLEQDEEAQKMIARFAKLKEQYEEVQRFGKYHPDFHTVSTQVRTLKRELDFHENIAQFKKAEKELENLLMECSKIIAYSVSEQIKVPTGNPFFDESSCSGGCGSGGSCGCA, from the coding sequence ATGAGTTTAGACCAAAATGTATTACTGGAAGAATCTTTAGCATTAGCAGAGATGGTTGCCGATTCCAGTGTTGCAATTGCATATAGAGAGTCAAAATATAACCTAGAGCAAGATGAAGAAGCACAGAAAATGATTGCTCGTTTCGCCAAGTTGAAAGAACAGTATGAAGAAGTACAGCGCTTCGGTAAATATCATCCTGATTTTCATACCGTTTCAACACAAGTTCGTACACTTAAACGAGAGCTTGATTTCCATGAAAACATAGCTCAATTTAAGAAAGCAGAAAAAGAACTTGAAAATTTATTGATGGAATGCAGCAAAATCATTGCATATAGTGTCTCTGAGCAGATTAAAGTTCCAACTGGTAATCCGTTCTTTGACGAGAGCTCTTGCAGTGGCGGATGTGGTTCTGGCGGATCTTGCGGCTGTGCTTAA
- a CDS encoding patatin-like phospholipase family protein, which yields MKEPKIGLALGSGGARGFAHLGVVKAIRDAGIPIDMVAGSSMGALVGAMVSMGHSDENLYRMATLFKRKYYMDYTVPKMGFITGKKIKELVRLLTKQKHIEQTDIPLAIVATDLLLGEKVVFRTGPIADAVRASISIPGILVPEKIDGKLLVDGGVIDRVPVSVAREMGADLVIAVDISHFKAELQVSSIFDVIIQSIDIMQREMVRWHEISADIMIRPMVEQFSSTAFKDVNDIIAIGEEAGKKQIPKILEKINNWKESMHDH from the coding sequence ATGAAAGAACCGAAAATCGGACTTGCTCTAGGATCTGGTGGTGCTAGAGGATTTGCTCATCTTGGTGTTGTTAAAGCAATAAGAGATGCTGGGATTCCTATAGATATGGTAGCTGGAAGCAGCATGGGAGCTTTGGTCGGAGCGATGGTAAGTATGGGACATAGCGATGAAAATCTTTACCGTATGGCAACGCTCTTTAAACGTAAATATTATATGGATTACACGGTCCCTAAGATGGGGTTTATTACAGGAAAGAAGATTAAAGAACTCGTAAGGCTACTCACAAAACAAAAACATATTGAACAAACGGATATCCCTTTGGCGATCGTGGCAACAGATCTTTTGCTAGGAGAAAAAGTGGTTTTTAGAACGGGTCCTATTGCAGATGCAGTTCGTGCTAGCATCTCGATTCCCGGCATATTAGTACCTGAAAAAATAGACGGAAAACTTTTAGTGGACGGTGGAGTCATCGACCGTGTACCTGTTTCTGTGGCAAGAGAAATGGGAGCAGACCTAGTAATTGCAGTAGATATCTCACATTTTAAAGCGGAACTTCAGGTTTCATCTATTTTTGATGTTATCATCCAAAGTATTGATATCATGCAGCGAGAAATGGTGCGGTGGCACGAAATTTCAGCAGATATTATGATTCGTCCAATGGTTGAGCAGTTCAGTTCTACAGCTTTTAAGGATGTAAATGATATAATCGCTATAGGAGAAGAAGCAGGAAAAAAACAGATACCCAAAATTTTAGAGAAGATCAACAACTGGAAGGAGTCTATGCATGACCACTGA
- a CDS encoding SepM family pheromone-processing serine protease, with protein sequence MTTEKTTKRRNFFSQNKFIILFLLVFAFIAFYPLPYYITSPGDARVLDPIISVEGGDDDKGVFMLTTVSVGTANIPQYIWAKLSDYREVIPADQIRGEDETDEEYNQRQLQMMEDSQHAATIVAYQEAGKKVDIEYHGVYVTGIMSGMPAEKKLKVGDKIIAVDRNPVMETKKLLDTLAPKKAGDAVDLTILRGDKKMNVNLNIEEFPKKYIQDQGPKAGLGITSPVADVSIVTDPKVKIDTSQIGGPSAGLMFTLEIMDQLTPDDLTHGKKIAGTGTMDLQKNVGPIGGIQQKIVAADEAGAEIFFAPVDGDNYSDAVKAQKDIGSKMKVVPVKTLNDALDYLKKM encoded by the coding sequence ATGACCACTGAAAAAACAACAAAACGAAGAAACTTTTTCTCGCAAAATAAATTCATTATCCTTTTTTTGCTTGTGTTTGCTTTTATAGCATTCTATCCACTTCCTTACTACATTACCTCTCCTGGGGATGCCAGAGTATTAGATCCCATCATTAGCGTAGAGGGAGGAGACGATGATAAGGGAGTTTTTATGCTGACAACAGTTTCGGTAGGTACAGCAAACATTCCCCAATACATATGGGCAAAGTTGAGTGATTATCGCGAAGTCATCCCTGCTGATCAGATCAGAGGAGAAGATGAGACAGATGAAGAATACAACCAAAGACAACTTCAGATGATGGAAGATTCACAGCACGCTGCTACGATAGTAGCTTACCAAGAGGCAGGAAAGAAAGTGGACATTGAATACCATGGCGTTTATGTTACGGGAATCATGTCAGGTATGCCGGCAGAAAAGAAATTAAAAGTTGGAGATAAGATTATTGCTGTTGACCGTAATCCAGTTATGGAAACAAAGAAACTTCTTGATACGCTCGCTCCTAAGAAAGCAGGAGATGCGGTGGACTTAACCATTCTACGCGGCGATAAAAAAATGAATGTGAATTTAAATATTGAAGAGTTTCCAAAGAAATATATTCAAGATCAAGGACCAAAAGCTGGCTTGGGCATCACTTCTCCTGTAGCAGATGTATCCATCGTAACAGATCCGAAAGTGAAGATTGATACCTCACAGATCGGAGGACCATCAGCTGGGTTGATGTTCACGTTAGAAATTATGGATCAGTTAACACCTGATGATCTTACACATGGAAAGAAGATTGCAGGAACTGGTACGATGGACCTTCAAAAGAATGTAGGACCGATCGGCGGTATACAGCAAAAGATTGTTGCAGCTGATGAAGCAGGTGCTGAGATTTTCTTTGCTCCTGTTGATGGAGATAACTATAGTGATGCGGTGAAAGCTCAAAAAGATATAGGCTCCAAAATGAAGGTTGTTCCGGTTAAAACGCTGAACGATGCACTGGATTATTTGAAAAAAATGTAG
- the coaD gene encoding pantetheine-phosphate adenylyltransferase encodes MPTTAVCPGSFDPVTRGHLDIIKRGATVFDEVIVVVANNQSKDPLFTVDERIVLLKEVTKQFPNVKVDSFNGLLIDYVKNIGANVILRGLRAVSDFEYEMKIASINKKLDDEVETFFMMTNNQYSFLSSSIVKEAAKYHANVSDLVPEVVEEALKEKYNSPR; translated from the coding sequence ATGCCAACAACGGCAGTTTGTCCTGGTAGCTTTGATCCCGTAACTCGTGGTCATCTGGATATTATTAAACGTGGAGCAACCGTATTTGATGAAGTGATTGTAGTAGTAGCAAATAACCAAAGTAAAGATCCATTGTTCACAGTTGATGAGAGAATCGTGCTCTTAAAGGAAGTTACAAAACAGTTTCCTAATGTAAAAGTAGACTCGTTTAACGGTCTATTGATCGATTATGTAAAGAACATCGGAGCCAATGTTATTCTTAGGGGACTTCGTGCAGTATCAGATTTTGAATACGAGATGAAAATCGCTTCTATCAACAAGAAACTAGATGATGAAGTTGAAACATTCTTTATGATGACTAATAATCAATATTCTTTCCTTAGTTCGAGCATCGTTAAAGAAGCAGCAAAGTATCATGCGAATGTTTCAGATCTTGTTCCTGAAGTTGTAGAAGAAGCGTTAAAAGAAAAATACAACAGCCCCCGTTAA
- the ylbJ gene encoding sporulation integral membrane protein YlbJ — MNKAYFKTLLLSASAIIIAISIIIYPKETYMASVNGLKMWWDVVFPSLMPFFILSEVLMGFGVVHLIGVLFEPLMRPLFRVPGAGGFVWAMGISSGFPAGAKLTARLWHQKQITTLEAERLVSFTNCSNPLFMFSAIAVGFFHNAALGIVLAVSHYLGNFFVGLIMRFHGWKKEPVEKEVRYRGKGLTNAFKHMHEARLADNRPIGQLLGDAVQQSTKTLLMIGGFIILFSVLSKMMDLLHVAQLLSSLINYSFIALSLSEQLSLPLIKGIFEITLGSNLTSLAQSPILQQAVIVSFILAFSGFSVQAQVASILSDTDIKFKPFFFARILHGFLSAIICLLVFPYLYHVKSTTAPAFAFITEKTVHISEFGMYALMHSHYITLGFLILSILIWNRNLMKKNSLRT; from the coding sequence ATGAACAAAGCCTATTTCAAAACACTTCTATTATCAGCATCTGCTATTATCATAGCAATATCCATAATCATATACCCAAAAGAAACATACATGGCATCCGTCAATGGGTTGAAGATGTGGTGGGACGTTGTTTTCCCATCCTTGATGCCCTTTTTTATACTATCAGAGGTATTAATGGGGTTTGGTGTCGTACATCTTATAGGTGTATTATTCGAGCCTCTTATGAGACCACTTTTCCGAGTGCCTGGTGCAGGTGGTTTCGTTTGGGCGATGGGTATTTCTTCAGGATTCCCTGCTGGTGCAAAGCTAACAGCACGATTATGGCACCAAAAGCAGATCACAACCCTAGAAGCTGAACGCCTCGTATCTTTTACGAATTGTTCAAACCCCTTGTTCATGTTCAGCGCAATTGCAGTGGGTTTTTTCCATAACGCAGCTCTCGGCATCGTTCTCGCAGTAAGCCACTATTTGGGCAATTTTTTCGTTGGACTAATCATGAGGTTCCACGGTTGGAAAAAAGAACCTGTTGAAAAAGAAGTACGCTATAGAGGAAAAGGACTGACCAACGCGTTTAAACACATGCATGAAGCTAGATTAGCAGACAATCGCCCCATCGGGCAGCTTCTTGGAGATGCCGTGCAGCAATCTACAAAAACACTCCTTATGATTGGCGGGTTCATTATTCTCTTCTCTGTACTAAGTAAGATGATGGATCTTCTTCACGTAGCACAACTGCTTTCAAGCTTGATTAATTATTCTTTTATCGCGCTATCGCTATCTGAACAATTAAGTCTTCCTCTCATTAAAGGAATCTTTGAGATTACGTTAGGCAGCAACTTAACGAGTCTTGCTCAATCACCTATCTTACAACAAGCCGTGATCGTGAGTTTCATATTGGCTTTTAGCGGCTTTTCCGTACAAGCACAAGTGGCTAGTATCCTTTCAGATACTGATATTAAGTTCAAGCCTTTCTTTTTCGCAAGAATACTTCATGGGTTTTTATCAGCGATCATTTGTCTTTTAGTATTCCCTTATTTGTATCACGTTAAAAGCACTACTGCTCCAGCATTTGCATTTATCACCGAGAAAACGGTACACATTAGTGAATTCGGCATGTATGCACTCATGCATAGCCATTATATAACACTTGGATTCTTAATCCTTTCCATACTCATCTGGAACAGAAACCTTATGAAAAAAAACAGCCTCCGTACTTAA
- the rsmD gene encoding 16S rRNA (guanine(966)-N(2))-methyltransferase RsmD, with amino-acid sequence MRVIAGECKGRPLKAVPGTNTRPTTDKIKESIFNMIGPFFDGGTGLDLYGGSGGLGLEALSRGMEHFIFIDKDQKAIHTIKENIKQCNYEDKTEVFRNDAKRALKALHKREMQFDMIFLDPPYAKQMLLKDMEEIDKLELLSPEGSIVTEHGTDVTLPVEIGNFYQVRQETYGKTTTITIYKRD; translated from the coding sequence GTGAGAGTAATAGCTGGAGAATGTAAGGGAAGACCTCTTAAAGCAGTACCAGGTACGAACACGAGACCTACAACGGATAAGATTAAAGAATCGATCTTTAACATGATTGGCCCCTTTTTTGATGGAGGTACGGGTCTTGATTTATATGGCGGAAGCGGCGGATTAGGTTTAGAAGCATTAAGCCGGGGCATGGAGCACTTTATTTTCATTGATAAAGATCAAAAGGCGATACATACGATCAAAGAGAATATCAAACAATGCAACTATGAAGATAAAACAGAAGTCTTTCGGAATGATGCGAAGAGAGCATTGAAAGCGCTTCATAAAAGAGAGATGCAATTTGATATGATATTTCTTGATCCTCCTTATGCGAAGCAGATGTTGTTAAAGGATATGGAAGAGATTGATAAACTTGAACTTTTATCTCCAGAAGGAAGTATAGTGACTGAACACGGTACTGATGTAACACTCCCTGTGGAGATCGGAAACTTTTATCAGGTCAGACAGGAAACATACGGAAAAACAACTACAATAACGATTTACAAACGTGATTAA
- a CDS encoding RsfA family transcriptional regulator has protein sequence MTNLRQDAWTKDEDAILAEVTLRHIREGSTQLVAFEEVGEKLTRTPAACGFRWNSLIRKQYDKAITEAKKVRKERNKRKVKQFASTIENQKEELLNREHSNSVKNDTPLSLNDIILFLQQLQAEKPVSKNLEAENKALMLKLQNLKKENGTLKSKLSKVNKEYETVYRDYKDVLQIMDRARKLVEVPVRN, from the coding sequence ATGACAAACTTGCGCCAGGATGCCTGGACTAAAGACGAAGATGCTATTCTTGCTGAGGTAACACTGCGGCATATTCGAGAGGGAAGCACACAGCTGGTTGCGTTTGAAGAGGTAGGAGAGAAACTAACGAGAACACCTGCTGCCTGTGGCTTTCGGTGGAACTCGCTCATTCGTAAACAATATGATAAAGCGATAACTGAGGCTAAAAAAGTACGCAAAGAGCGAAATAAACGTAAAGTTAAACAGTTTGCTTCAACCATTGAAAATCAAAAAGAAGAGTTACTTAACAGGGAGCACTCAAATAGTGTCAAAAATGATACTCCTCTTTCTTTGAATGACATCATATTATTTTTGCAGCAACTTCAAGCTGAAAAGCCGGTTTCAAAGAACTTAGAAGCAGAAAATAAAGCTTTGATGCTAAAGCTTCAGAACCTCAAGAAAGAAAATGGAACGTTGAAAAGTAAACTTAGTAAAGTAAATAAAGAATATGAAACCGTGTACCGAGATTATAAAGATGTATTGCAGATTATGGACAGGGCGAGGAAATTAGTAGAAGTTCCTGTGAGAAATTAA
- the rpmF gene encoding 50S ribosomal protein L32 — MAVPFRRTSQTRQAKRRTHYKLSMPGMVKCPQCGEYKLSHRVCRECGSYKGKEVVSK, encoded by the coding sequence ATGGCAGTACCTTTTCGCAGAACTTCTCAAACTCGCCAAGCGAAGCGTCGTACACACTACAAGCTTTCCATGCCTGGTATGGTAAAGTGTCCACAGTGCGGAGAATACAAGTTATCTCACCGCGTTTGCCGTGAGTGTGGATCTTACAAAGGAAAAGAAGTAGTTAGCAAGTAA
- a CDS encoding nucleotidyltransferase, with protein sequence MKATGVVVEYNPFHNGHYYHLQETKKATGADCIIAVMSGNFLQRGEPALLSKWKRTKMALLGGADLVVELPYSFATSHAPRFAFGSIFLLQSLGVESFCFGSESGDAELFNKTHDLVNTQQEIYQELLRSFMNQGLSYPSAASRAYESLNIPLALDLSRPNNILGFEYVRASRELGSHIRPVTIKRKNADYHDVMLGKGNIASATAIREAIFKSDVEQAAAYMPNYTLELLTEERCEKGTLMNWERFFPLLRYQLLSTSPSEINRYYEVEEGLEYRMIEAMKKSDSFETFMNYLKTKRYTWTRLQRACLHVLNKAQKEEMLAILDSPPSYIRVLGMTGKGRDYLSTVKKSLDLPLVTTVSRHDFAGLKIEARTSLVYAQGAARDILRAEKEEFNTPPIMVN encoded by the coding sequence TTGAAAGCAACTGGTGTTGTTGTAGAATATAATCCGTTTCACAATGGACATTATTATCATTTACAAGAAACGAAAAAAGCTACAGGTGCTGATTGTATTATCGCCGTGATGAGCGGTAATTTCCTTCAACGAGGAGAACCTGCTCTTTTGTCAAAATGGAAAAGGACGAAAATGGCGCTATTAGGTGGAGCCGACCTTGTTGTTGAACTTCCTTATTCCTTTGCCACTAGCCATGCGCCACGTTTTGCATTTGGAAGCATCTTTTTGCTGCAATCTCTTGGTGTAGAGTCTTTTTGTTTTGGAAGCGAATCTGGGGATGCTGAACTTTTTAATAAGACTCATGATTTAGTGAACACTCAACAAGAAATATATCAAGAACTTCTCCGTTCATTCATGAATCAAGGTCTATCTTACCCTTCAGCTGCTTCACGAGCATACGAATCACTTAATATTCCATTGGCTCTTGATCTCAGTAGACCAAATAATATTTTAGGTTTTGAATATGTAAGAGCTAGCCGTGAGTTAGGTTCTCATATTCGACCTGTTACGATTAAAAGGAAAAATGCTGATTACCATGATGTCATGCTCGGTAAAGGTAATATTGCTAGTGCAACAGCTATCAGAGAAGCAATTTTTAAAAGTGATGTAGAACAAGCTGCAGCATATATGCCCAATTACACACTAGAGTTGTTAACTGAAGAACGATGTGAAAAAGGTACTCTTATGAACTGGGAACGCTTCTTTCCTCTTCTTCGTTATCAACTATTATCTACAAGTCCTAGTGAAATAAACCGTTATTACGAAGTTGAAGAGGGTTTAGAATATAGAATGATCGAAGCGATGAAGAAATCTGACTCATTTGAGACTTTTATGAACTACTTGAAAACAAAACGATATACATGGACAAGGCTGCAACGCGCGTGTTTACACGTTCTAAATAAGGCACAAAAAGAAGAGATGTTAGCCATTTTAGACTCACCTCCTTCATACATTCGAGTGTTAGGAATGACTGGTAAAGGCAGAGATTATTTAAGTACTGTCAAAAAATCTTTAGACCTTCCTCTAGTTACTACTGTCTCTAGGCATGATTTCGCTGGATTGAAGATAGAAGCAAGAACTTCTTTAGTTTATGCCCAAGGTGCAGCTCGGGATATTCTGCGAGCTGAAAAAGAAGAATTTAACACCCCGCCAATAATGGTGAATTGA
- a CDS encoding YceD family protein, protein MKWSLQEIKNFYRKPLTFEQNVDASGVMEKDPEIRSVDPVHVEGHADVTQQKATFYLNIKGKMVLPCANTLVDVEFPFSVKTTEIFIFDPNYTEYEDEESLHKVEGHYVDLLPVIEEHILLEKPLKITAADVTDSPAPKEGKGWQRVTDEDMKNRIDPRLEGLAKFFDEDKK, encoded by the coding sequence ATGAAATGGTCACTACAAGAAATTAAAAATTTTTACCGTAAACCGTTAACGTTTGAACAAAATGTTGATGCGAGCGGAGTGATGGAAAAAGACCCGGAGATCAGAAGCGTTGATCCTGTTCACGTAGAAGGACATGCAGATGTAACTCAGCAAAAAGCCACTTTTTACTTAAACATAAAAGGAAAAATGGTGTTGCCATGTGCCAACACGTTGGTAGATGTGGAATTTCCATTCTCGGTAAAAACGACGGAAATTTTTATTTTCGATCCGAACTATACGGAATACGAAGATGAAGAGAGCCTTCACAAAGTCGAAGGACATTACGTTGACCTTCTCCCTGTCATCGAAGAGCATATTTTGCTTGAAAAACCGTTGAAAATTACGGCTGCTGATGTGACAGACAGTCCCGCTCCTAAGGAAGGAAAAGGATGGCAGAGGGTTACGGATGAAGACATGAAAAACCGGATTGATCCGCGTTTGGAAGGTCTGGCTAAATTTTTTGACGAAGACAAAAAGTGA
- a CDS encoding PaaI family thioesterase yields MEIKDEWNEFYETSTEQEKHVMKLFLDSIKLKREKDHMTHIASLLDFKTTRINEHTLEMEMPNSPLLDNSIGILHGGLTATLLDTAMGTMASLVPGNKRGAVTVELKVDYLTPGVGELFICRAEVVHNGRQLVRMDGKVRNETGTLIASASGTFFKLAE; encoded by the coding sequence TTGGAAATTAAGGACGAGTGGAACGAATTTTATGAAACCAGTACGGAACAAGAGAAACATGTCATGAAGCTTTTTTTAGACAGTATAAAATTAAAACGAGAAAAGGATCACATGACACATATCGCTTCTTTATTAGATTTTAAGACGACTAGAATCAACGAACATACTTTAGAAATGGAGATGCCTAATTCACCCTTGCTTGATAATTCAATTGGCATATTACATGGCGGCTTAACAGCTACCCTATTGGATACAGCAATGGGCACAATGGCCAGTCTAGTTCCAGGTAACAAAAGAGGAGCTGTAACTGTGGAGCTAAAAGTGGACTACTTAACACCAGGTGTCGGAGAATTGTTTATATGCCGTGCTGAAGTCGTTCATAATGGCAGACAATTAGTTCGCATGGATGGAAAGGTACGTAACGAAACCGGCACGTTAATCGCTTCTGCTTCGGGCACCTTCTTTAAACTTGCAGAATAA
- a CDS encoding N-acetyltransferase, whose translation MLKYEVKKLLVNYKTLEEFKQFKEYGVQELSMLEDLQENMIENDSESPFYGIYYGDKLVARMSLYQIEAAYDQYFDPPQDYLELWKLEVLPHHQTKGLGKALVEFAKTFHLPIKTNGRQQSGGFWEKMGFEAVTYNQDRDRGQNPYVWYPTGVSEQRLA comes from the coding sequence ATGTTAAAGTATGAAGTAAAAAAATTATTAGTTAACTATAAAACACTTGAAGAGTTTAAGCAGTTCAAAGAATATGGCGTACAAGAACTGTCAATGCTTGAGGATCTTCAAGAAAATATGATCGAAAACGACAGTGAGTCTCCGTTCTACGGAATTTATTATGGTGATAAACTAGTAGCACGTATGAGTTTGTACCAGATCGAAGCTGCTTATGATCAATATTTTGATCCTCCACAAGATTATTTAGAACTTTGGAAACTAGAAGTGTTGCCTCACCATCAGACAAAAGGTCTAGGTAAAGCGTTAGTAGAGTTCGCTAAAACGTTCCACCTTCCGATCAAGACGAATGGCAGACAACAATCTGGCGGTTTTTGGGAGAAGATGGGCTTTGAAGCTGTAACTTATAATCAAGATCGTGATCGTGGCCAGAACCCTTATGTATGGTATCCAACAGGCGTAAGTGAACAACGCCTGGCATAA
- a CDS encoding DUF2129 domain-containing protein, with product MIGNRRGLSVFLHSLKFSKQLRRYGNVHYVSRRLKYAVLYCDGNKIDEIAAKLESLHFVKEVKKSHKQEIKTEYESKIVDKAKEYDYKMGI from the coding sequence ATGATAGGTAATCGTCGTGGGCTATCTGTTTTTCTTCATTCATTAAAGTTTTCAAAACAGTTAAGGCGTTATGGAAATGTTCATTATGTTTCTAGAAGGTTAAAATATGCTGTTCTGTACTGTGATGGAAACAAAATAGACGAAATTGCAGCAAAGTTAGAATCTTTGCATTTTGTAAAAGAAGTTAAAAAATCTCATAAACAAGAAATCAAGACAGAATATGAAAGTAAAATCGTAGATAAAGCAAAAGAGTATGATTATAAGATGGGGATTTAA
- the ylbD gene encoding spore coat protein YlbD, with translation MVKTDIESFKEFVHKHPDLIKEVKKNKRPWKEVYQDWIVLGEEHESWNQYAKDKDKEEKQEERSKSDKTRTELTVGDIVAGLSKLQITDVQKYLSQFGSLMDAVQELLQQFNNQSDRPNQLPEKRMNDYPSYRD, from the coding sequence GTGGTAAAGACTGATATAGAAAGTTTCAAGGAGTTCGTTCATAAACATCCTGATTTAATTAAGGAAGTGAAGAAGAATAAAAGGCCTTGGAAAGAAGTTTATCAGGATTGGATTGTTTTAGGTGAAGAACATGAAAGCTGGAATCAGTACGCAAAAGACAAAGACAAAGAAGAAAAACAAGAAGAACGCTCTAAGTCTGATAAGACAAGAACAGAACTTACAGTTGGGGATATTGTAGCAGGTTTAAGTAAACTTCAAATCACTGATGTACAAAAATATTTATCTCAATTCGGCAGTCTAATGGATGCGGTTCAAGAACTATTACAGCAATTTAACAATCAGTCTGACAGACCGAACCAGCTGCCCGAAAAGAGAATGAATGATTATCCTTCATACAGGGACTAA
- a CDS encoding methylthioribose kinase, whose product MIQRFIELGEGYSDLYELLEIMETNKERISQLLCLKVKKEDKMYASLVAVLHPASEGKFQPLYICREGVPYPSKRIDLFEAKAAELNKEVITFDVKPSTDFAETELFFHYLTGILRLNYLIPPLT is encoded by the coding sequence ATGATTCAACGATTTATTGAGCTTGGGGAAGGGTATTCAGATCTTTATGAACTTCTGGAGATCATGGAAACAAACAAAGAACGCATCTCACAATTATTATGTCTAAAAGTGAAAAAAGAAGATAAAATGTATGCGTCACTTGTTGCGGTGCTTCACCCTGCTTCTGAAGGGAAATTTCAGCCATTATACATTTGCCGAGAAGGAGTTCCGTACCCTTCAAAAAGAATTGATTTATTCGAGGCAAAAGCTGCTGAATTAAATAAAGAAGTGATAACTTTTGACGTCAAACCATCAACAGATTTCGCTGAAACTGAACTCTTTTTTCACTATTTAACAGGGATTCTTCGCTTAAACTATCTCATCCCACCATTAACCTAG
- a CDS encoding enoyl-CoA hydratase/isomerase family protein: MNKQPVLWEKKNGIGWITLNRPSVRNAINFDVMKHLSTLLNLAKKDEEVKVLIITGAGTKAFCSGGDLSAFHSLKTEEQAYGMLSKMGNILHDLFFFPKPTVALLNGSAVGGGCEIASACDIRLARAEAKVGFIQGRLGITTGWGGGTYLLERINLTRAMDLLYSSTPVTAKQGMDCGFIQYVIKGNSLKETERYVSRFTSQPLGVIESYKALQLERFDVGKIKKSVQNEIERCSRLWASDEHHKRVDAFLRK, encoded by the coding sequence GTGAACAAACAACCTGTATTATGGGAAAAAAAGAATGGAATAGGGTGGATCACTTTGAATCGTCCATCTGTGCGTAATGCAATCAACTTCGATGTGATGAAACATTTATCCACTCTTTTGAACTTAGCAAAAAAGGATGAAGAGGTAAAAGTTCTTATCATAACAGGAGCAGGTACAAAAGCGTTTTGTTCTGGAGGAGACCTCAGTGCTTTTCATTCATTAAAGACTGAAGAACAAGCATACGGGATGTTATCAAAAATGGGAAACATTCTTCATGATCTATTCTTTTTTCCAAAACCTACTGTTGCTCTTCTAAATGGATCAGCAGTTGGAGGCGGGTGTGAGATAGCATCAGCATGCGATATCAGGCTTGCTCGAGCAGAAGCGAAGGTAGGTTTTATTCAAGGTCGTTTAGGCATTACAACGGGTTGGGGAGGGGGAACCTACCTCTTAGAAAGAATCAATCTGACAAGAGCCATGGACCTCTTATACAGCTCTACTCCTGTTACAGCTAAGCAAGGCATGGATTGTGGATTCATCCAATATGTTATTAAAGGAAACAGTTTGAAAGAAACGGAACGCTATGTGAGTCGTTTTACTTCTCAACCTCTTGGCGTCATCGAATCTTATAAAGCTCTTCAGCTTGAAAGATTTGATGTGGGCAAGATAAAGAAGAGCGTACAAAATGAGATCGAACGTTGTTCAAGATTATGGGCGTCAGATGAACATCATAAAAGAGTAGACGCCTTCTTAAGAAAATAA
- a CDS encoding YlbE-like family protein produces the protein MRREILEYLNTRPDLKYYIREKPEWYRKLSRNPFSVSELEEGAKVFYGRTFGQRVDRFHQQVQNFGLLMELISVMGDEVKGSSAPMPNDFQPMPDSLNNG, from the coding sequence GTGCGAAGAGAAATCCTAGAGTACTTAAATACAAGACCTGACTTGAAATATTATATAAGAGAAAAACCAGAGTGGTATAGGAAATTAAGCAGAAACCCTTTTTCAGTATCTGAGCTGGAAGAGGGTGCAAAAGTGTTTTACGGACGTACTTTCGGTCAGAGAGTAGATCGTTTTCATCAACAGGTACAAAATTTTGGACTGTTAATGGAACTTATCTCTGTAATGGGTGACGAAGTAAAAGGAAGTAGTGCTCCTATGCCCAATGATTTTCAACCGATGCCAGACTCTCTTAACAACGGTTAA